The genomic interval ACCTATGACTTCTGATTTTAAAACTTATGAAGTAATGTGTAATTAAAATTTTAAAAGATAACTGTTATATTTTTACCGGGCATGGGCAAAGATACATTTCTAAGTTGGTTAAAAAAACTTGGAGTAGCGGGATTTCTGTTTTTCCTTATTAAAGGATTATTATGGCTGCTTATTCCTGCATTGATTGCATATTACGCTTCAAAATAAATTCACACTTCCCTCTTTACAAATTCAACATTACTTTATCAATTTATTAAACTGCTTCAGAAAATTTTTATGAGTAGTGTAATGAATTGTATTAAATTTTAATTTATCCGCTGATACAATGTAAGGCTTTATATCATCTATGAAGACTGTCTCCTGCGGATTTATTCTATATCTCTTTACCATATCGGTAAAAATTTTCTTTTCAGGTTTCAGCGCATTTACTTTATATGAAAGAATTTTATTCTTTATAAGATTTATCGAAGGAAAATTCTTAAGTATAAAATTAAAGTGAGATGAATCAGTATTCGAAAGAAGAAACACTTTGTATCTTCTTTCATCAATGAGATTTTCAAGCAGCTTTATCATAGGTTTATTTTCCCAGAATACAT from Bacteroidota bacterium carries:
- a CDS encoding HAD-IA family hydrolase; its protein translation is METPKIKNIIFDLGNTLIFFDHGYFYDGLANIEKGLNANKLKKFIIEKKLDVKLGKGRITGKDFFKAVKKKFNIKTGYNDFIYLYSDVFWENKPMIKLLENLIDERRYKVFLLSNTDSSHFNFILKNFPSINLIKNKILSYKVNALKPEKKIFTDMVKRYRINPQETVFIDDIKPYIVSADKLKFNTIHYTTHKNFLKQFNKLIK